From one Holophagales bacterium genomic stretch:
- a CDS encoding response regulator: MPAKRVVLVDDSPAYAASWRGIFADRYGEKVSFESYQDPVEALSHLGPDVDLLLVDLEMPVLDGRSVARFAKERGVSERRIVIVSGHDADELHRLFPQGACLAVINKTEAQQQSAFLMILDSIVFRH, encoded by the coding sequence ATGCCAGCCAAGCGGGTCGTCCTCGTGGACGATTCGCCGGCCTACGCCGCCTCGTGGAGGGGAATCTTCGCGGACCGGTACGGTGAGAAGGTCTCGTTCGAGTCGTACCAGGATCCGGTGGAGGCCCTGTCCCACCTCGGGCCGGACGTCGACCTCCTCCTCGTCGACCTCGAGATGCCGGTCCTCGACGGCCGCTCCGTCGCCCGCTTCGCGAAGGAGCGCGGCGTGAGCGAACGGCGGATCGTCATCGTCTCCGGCCACGACGCCGACGAGCTCCATCGGCTCTTTCCGCAGGGAGCGTGCCTGGCCGTCATCAACAAGACCGAGGCGCAGCAGCAGAGCGCGTTCCTGATGATTCTCGACAGCATCGTCTTCCGGCATTGA
- a CDS encoding dihydroorotase, which produces MNEAPVLITGGRVVDPSRGLDAPLDVLLEGGVVAKVDERIALPRGAVSVDASGLVVAPGFVDLHVHFREPGFEWKETIASGSESAAAGGYTTVCCMPNTDPVIDDAPTASFVQKRIRETARVRVLPIGAVSKGQKGVALAEIGLMKAEGIVAISDDGKPVVNADLMRRALEYASMFDLPVVVHEEDPNLVAGGQMNEGWASTRLGLPGWPAVAESTMVARDVELAALTGARLHVAHVSVRDSLAAIRRARAAHVPVSCEVTPHHLMLTDEDLARSSYDTRFKMNPPLRDEADRQALVSALADGTIDCVATDHAPHHDDEKAMEFAAAPFGVTGLETAFSVLLDGLVLPRLLSLSRLVEAMSTAPARLFGLPYGTLSEGAPADVVLFSTSRSTTFSSFRSLSTNSPWAGKTLRGRIERTFVGGREVHRFGAAPSAEAAG; this is translated from the coding sequence ATGAATGAGGCCCCTGTCCTGATCACCGGCGGGCGGGTCGTCGACCCGTCGCGCGGCCTCGACGCCCCGCTCGACGTCCTCCTCGAGGGCGGGGTCGTGGCGAAGGTCGACGAGCGGATTGCCCTTCCCCGCGGGGCCGTCTCCGTCGACGCTTCCGGCCTCGTCGTCGCCCCCGGCTTCGTCGACCTCCACGTCCACTTCCGCGAGCCCGGGTTCGAGTGGAAGGAGACGATCGCGTCCGGCTCCGAGTCCGCGGCGGCGGGCGGCTACACGACCGTCTGCTGCATGCCGAACACCGATCCCGTGATCGACGACGCGCCGACGGCGTCGTTCGTCCAGAAGCGGATCCGCGAGACGGCGCGCGTGCGCGTCCTCCCGATCGGCGCCGTCTCGAAGGGCCAGAAGGGGGTCGCGCTCGCCGAGATCGGCCTGATGAAGGCCGAGGGGATCGTCGCGATCTCCGACGACGGCAAGCCGGTCGTCAACGCCGACCTGATGCGGCGGGCGCTGGAGTACGCCTCGATGTTCGACCTGCCGGTCGTCGTCCACGAGGAGGACCCGAACCTCGTGGCAGGCGGCCAGATGAACGAGGGCTGGGCCTCGACCCGCCTCGGGCTTCCCGGCTGGCCCGCGGTCGCCGAGTCGACGATGGTCGCCCGCGACGTCGAGCTCGCGGCGCTCACGGGGGCCCGTCTCCACGTGGCGCACGTCTCCGTGAGGGACAGCCTCGCGGCGATCCGGCGCGCCCGTGCCGCGCACGTCCCCGTGAGCTGCGAGGTCACGCCCCACCACCTGATGCTGACGGACGAGGACCTCGCCCGCTCCAGCTACGACACCCGCTTCAAGATGAACCCCCCGCTTCGCGACGAGGCGGACCGGCAGGCGCTCGTCTCCGCCCTGGCCGACGGTACGATCGACTGCGTCGCAACGGACCACGCGCCGCACCACGACGACGAGAAGGCGATGGAGTTCGCGGCGGCGCCGTTCGGAGTCACCGGCCTCGAGACGGCGTTCTCCGTCCTCCTCGACGGGCTCGTCCTCCCGCGCCTTCTCTCTCTCTCCCGGCTCGTCGAGGCGATGTCCACCGCTCCGGCGCGGCTCTTCGGACTGCCGTACGGCACCCTCTCGGAAGGGGCTCCCGCCGACGTCGTCCTCTTCTCGACGTCACGTTCGACGACGTTCTCGTCGTTCCGCTCGCTCTCGACGAACTCACCCTGGGCGGGAAAGACCCTTCGCGGGCGCATCGAACGGACGTTCGTCGGCGGCCGGGAAGTCCACCGGTTCGGCGCCGCTCCCTCGGCCGAGGCCGCCGGCTGA
- a CDS encoding aspartate carbamoyltransferase catalytic subunit, with protein MILDTADSMAEINKRTIKKVPTLRGRLVANLFYENSTRTRFSFEIAERRLTADSISFAAATSSAAKGETLLDTCRNLEAMAPDAIVIRHQASGAPHFLARNLKCAVINAGDGTHAHPTQALLDAFTMRRVKGKLEGLRVAICGDVRFSRVARSNLALLPKMGAEVTLAGPRTLLPPEIERTGARVTTRIEEAIDGADVVMMLRVQKERGGGLGFPSDREYYEFFGLTPQRRKLARKDAIVMHPGPMNRGVEIDSAVADGPGSVILDQVEAGVAVRMAVLYLLIGVTGDE; from the coding sequence ATGATCCTGGACACGGCCGACTCGATGGCCGAGATCAACAAGCGGACGATCAAGAAGGTCCCGACCCTCCGGGGGCGTCTCGTCGCGAACCTCTTCTACGAGAACTCGACGCGGACCAGGTTCTCCTTCGAGATCGCCGAACGGCGCCTCACGGCCGACTCGATCTCCTTCGCCGCCGCGACCTCGTCGGCCGCCAAGGGGGAGACCCTCCTCGACACCTGCAGGAATCTCGAGGCGATGGCGCCCGACGCCATCGTCATCCGGCACCAGGCCTCCGGCGCTCCCCACTTCCTCGCCCGGAACCTGAAGTGCGCGGTCATCAACGCCGGCGACGGGACGCACGCGCACCCGACCCAGGCGCTCCTCGACGCCTTCACGATGCGCAGGGTGAAAGGGAAGCTCGAAGGGCTCCGCGTGGCGATCTGCGGCGACGTCCGCTTCAGCCGTGTCGCTCGCTCGAACCTCGCGCTCCTGCCGAAGATGGGAGCCGAGGTGACGCTCGCCGGACCCCGTACCCTGCTCCCGCCAGAGATCGAGCGAACCGGCGCCCGCGTCACGACGCGGATCGAGGAAGCGATCGACGGCGCGGACGTCGTGATGATGCTCCGTGTCCAGAAGGAGCGGGGAGGAGGCCTCGGCTTCCCGTCCGACCGCGAGTACTACGAGTTCTTCGGCCTGACGCCCCAGCGGCGAAAGCTCGCCCGCAAGGACGCCATCGTCATGCACCCCGGCCCGATGAACCGGGGCGTCGAGATCGACTCCGCCGTTGCCGACGGCCCCGGTTCGGTCATCCTCGACCAGGTCGAGGCGGGCGTCGCGGTGCGGATGGCGGTGCTGTACCTGCTCATCGGAGTGACCGGCGATGAATGA
- the pyrR gene encoding bifunctional pyr operon transcriptional regulator/uracil phosphoribosyltransferase PyrR — protein sequence MGEANGTYRKLRLMDPAGMSRVIARMAREVVEAAGGVEGFALVGIRTRGVPLARRLALEIEKTEGVRIPVGLLDITLYRDDLTTVASSPVLKRTDISFPVETKTIVLCDDVLYTGRTVRAAIDAILDFGRPRRIVLAVLVDRGRRELPIEAQLVGKKIATSATEVVSVTFKETDGEDDVWLLDRHAAKAASRTTGAPKVARKAPKKPAPVKKVSVRKAPDKKAARPVAGKAAPKGSGRGKR from the coding sequence ATGGGCGAAGCCAACGGCACCTACCGCAAGCTCAGGCTGATGGATCCCGCCGGCATGTCCCGCGTCATCGCCCGGATGGCGCGCGAGGTCGTCGAGGCGGCGGGCGGCGTCGAAGGGTTCGCTCTCGTCGGAATCCGGACGCGCGGCGTCCCGCTCGCGCGGCGGCTCGCGCTGGAGATCGAGAAGACCGAAGGGGTCCGGATCCCCGTTGGCCTCCTCGACATCACGCTCTATCGCGACGACCTGACGACCGTCGCCTCGTCGCCGGTCCTCAAGCGAACCGACATCTCCTTCCCGGTGGAGACGAAGACGATCGTCCTCTGCGACGACGTTCTCTACACGGGGCGGACGGTCCGCGCGGCCATCGACGCGATCCTCGACTTCGGGCGGCCTCGCCGGATCGTCCTCGCGGTCCTCGTCGACCGGGGGCGCCGCGAGCTTCCGATCGAAGCGCAGCTCGTGGGGAAGAAGATCGCCACGTCCGCCACCGAGGTCGTTTCCGTCACGTTCAAGGAGACGGACGGAGAAGACGACGTCTGGCTTCTCGACCGCCACGCCGCGAAGGCCGCGTCCCGGACGACGGGCGCCCCGAAGGTCGCGAGGAAGGCCCCGAAGAAGCCGGCCCCGGTCAAGAAGGTCTCCGTAAGGAAGGCTCCGGACAAGAAGGCCGCCCGCCCAGTGGCCGGAAAAGCCGCCCCGAAGGGGAGCGGCCGCGGAAAGCGGTGA
- a CDS encoding thioredoxin family protein translates to MSSRRLIASVVLGGMLLAGPNALAGPESAESVLAAAAKAAKPGKKNILVVFHASWCGWCRKLEAVLSAPSAKEILERHFEKTGLTVLERGEKEALENPGAEELLASIAGKDAGLPFTAVFDRKSRRAIATSNLAGPGTNIGFPSKVDELDAFVAMLRKGAPRMTAAESETIRAAFPPSATGRASPALPDPVSSRASRRRRRRSGSRRRRPRGRRPGSSRAPRTR, encoded by the coding sequence ATGTCGAGCCGTCGTCTCATCGCCAGCGTCGTTCTCGGCGGGATGCTCCTCGCGGGTCCGAACGCCCTGGCGGGCCCCGAGTCCGCCGAGTCGGTTCTCGCCGCAGCGGCGAAGGCCGCCAAGCCGGGGAAGAAGAACATCCTCGTCGTCTTCCACGCATCCTGGTGCGGCTGGTGCCGCAAGCTCGAGGCCGTGCTCTCCGCACCTTCGGCGAAGGAGATCCTCGAGCGTCACTTCGAGAAGACGGGGCTGACCGTCCTCGAACGGGGAGAGAAGGAAGCCTTGGAGAACCCGGGCGCCGAGGAGCTCCTGGCGTCGATCGCGGGCAAGGACGCCGGGTTGCCGTTCACGGCGGTCTTCGACCGGAAGTCGCGCCGAGCGATCGCGACGTCGAACCTGGCCGGCCCGGGCACGAATATCGGATTCCCCTCGAAGGTGGACGAGCTCGACGCCTTCGTCGCGATGCTCCGGAAGGGAGCGCCGCGGATGACCGCCGCGGAATCCGAGACGATCCGCGCCGCCTTTCCGCCGTCAGCGACCGGGCGCGCCTCGCCGGCGCTCCCCGATCCCGTCAGCTCACGAGCATCGCGTCGCCGTAGGAGAAGAAGCGGTAGCCGGAGGCGACGGCCTCGCGGTAGGCGGCCAGGATCCTCTCGCGCCCCGCGAACGCGCTGA